Genomic segment of Methanolobus mangrovi:
TTAACAAGGGCATTAAGTGGTGATATGTAAAGTGCTGTGGCATGTGGCTCTTCCAGGAGACGCTCAAAAACAGGTAGCATATAGCATAAAGATTTACCACTGGCAGTGCTGGTGGAAAGAACAATATTCTTCTTTTCCCTTGCGGCTTCAACAGCATCGGCCTGATGAATATAGAGTTGCTTAATTCCGTTTTCATTTAAAGCATATCTGATCAGTGAGTTAAGTTCTATATCCCTGTATTCTGCTTCCCTGGCGGGCACGTCCTCAATGTGAGTGATCTGTCCTTCATATTTTCTGGAAGATTTTATGTTACTGATCAACTGGGATATTTCCATTTTTGGCTAGCTCCGCTGACTATTACGTAGTTCATCATTTAAAGATTATATTCTGGTTTCAAATTCAATTGATATCATGGGTTGACAATAGTTTCCAATGGAAATAAGCCCGTAATTACCCTTAAATACCCATGCTGACAACGAGATTCCTTTTTTAAATTTCATTGGACCCGATACGGAATTTGGTCCACGCATAATGTTCTTATATGAGAATGCAATTTCCTGTCATTATCGTGAAATCGAGAGATCAGTTTATGTGTAAATGCACGGAAAACGATAAATTTCTGGAAATCCAGATTATAATATAATAAGTAAAGTGATGATTAAAATGGTTCCAAAAAATTGCTTTTTGACTAAAGGTGTTGGTGTACACAAAGACAGGTTAGCATCTTTTGAATTGGCATTGCGCGAGGCGCAAATTGAAAAATACAACCTCGTTACTGTTTCCAGCATACTTCCGCCCAATTGCAAACTGGTTGCCAGGGAAGAGGGAATCAAGCAACTACCAGCTGGAGAAATTGTGCATTGTGTTCTTGCAAGGAATGATACAAATGAACCACACAGGCTTGTATCAGCAGCTGTTGGAACAGCAGTCCCTGTTAATGAGAACAACTATGGTTATATTTCTGAACATCATACGTTTGGTGAGGATGAATCAACAGCAGGAGAATATGCTGAAGATCTTGCAGCAACTATGCTTGCAACTACCCTTGGGATTGAATTCGATGCTGACTGTGCATGGCATGAGAGGGAACAGGTCTACAAAACAAGCGGACACATAATAGATACAACTCATTACTGCCAGACAGCATATGGCGATAAAGACGGTAAGTGGACAACCGTTATAGCAGCAATGGTCTTTGTTGAGTAAAAAGGGTTAAAAACCTTTTTTCTTTTTTTAGACGAAACTTTAAGTGCAATTATTCCAGCGGCCTTTAATTCTATCAATTAACCTTTCGGACCATTGATATATGTTCGATACCTGCGTCTAAATAGGTATTACCGTATTCCTCAAATCCAAATTTACTATAGAAACCGGTTGCGTAAAGCTGTGAAGACAGATGAACTTCTTTTGCTCTCATTGAGATTGCCTTTTCAATTAGTTTTTCCATCAGCAAAGTTCCAAGATGCATGCTACGGTACTCTTTGAGAACACATATTCTTCCTATAACGAAAGAGTCGCTGTACCCAAACACCCTCCCTGTGGCAACAGGTGTCCTATTGTTGTAAACAACCAGATGAAGGGATATAGCATCATACTCATCGAGTTCAAGACTTTCATCAATGCTCTGTTCCAGCACAAAAACATTCTTTCGAACATCGTAGGCATCACTGAAATCCTCTGATCCTTTAATCCATTTTAAGTGCATATTGATATTTTCCCTCTTTCTTAAAAGAAATAATAATATGGACTTAAATAATTTTTCTAATCCATATGCTGATGTTGTTCTAAAAATAATATGCTATCAAGAAACCTCATAAATCGAAAAACTTAAGTAACTTATAGTTTATCGGTAGACGTCTATAGAATATATAGGCATATAGCAATCGGAGAGTTAATATGAATAAATTTTTAAGCATACTCATGGTTTTCCTGATGGTCGGACTTGTAGCCGTATCAGGTTGTGC
This window contains:
- a CDS encoding pyruvoyl-dependent arginine decarboxylase translates to MVPKNCFLTKGVGVHKDRLASFELALREAQIEKYNLVTVSSILPPNCKLVAREEGIKQLPAGEIVHCVLARNDTNEPHRLVSAAVGTAVPVNENNYGYISEHHTFGEDESTAGEYAEDLAATMLATTLGIEFDADCAWHEREQVYKTSGHIIDTTHYCQTAYGDKDGKWTTVIAAMVFVE
- a CDS encoding GNAT family N-acetyltransferase — protein: MHLKWIKGSEDFSDAYDVRKNVFVLEQSIDESLELDEYDAISLHLVVYNNRTPVATGRVFGYSDSFVIGRICVLKEYRSMHLGTLLMEKLIEKAISMRAKEVHLSSQLYATGFYSKFGFEEYGNTYLDAGIEHISMVRKVN